The Eublepharis macularius isolate TG4126 chromosome 7, MPM_Emac_v1.0, whole genome shotgun sequence sequence ATTTTTGGTTTTCTTGAGCTTCATTTTCCTGTAGGTGACCAAGATTAGCACACAAGCCAGCAGTAACAAAATAGCTGCAACACCACCAACCGTGTAATACAGGAATCGCTTGGAGCTGCCTGCGTTCTTTTCTGCGCTGGCCTCTCCAGCCTGGACTTTGACATCTGCCGGCCTGCTGAGCAGCCCTGGCTGAAAAGTGGTACCTTGCGACACAGAGACTCTTTCTGATTCAGCTTGGATTGGAGAGTCGGACGGCAGCCTGAGTGGGTCTGAACCGGGACGGACGCCTGTTGGACTCCCCACTTCTCCCTGGGTCGGTGGGGAGGAAGTGCTGCCGGTGGCGTCCGAAACGCAAGAGATCCCATTGGGCTCCAGTCTCCAACCTGGCCTGCAAAAGCATTGATAACTACCTGGGAGGTTTTTGCACATCTGCTCACAAGGCTCTTCCTGGCACTCATCCACATCTAGACAAGAAGCACTATTGATGCCCTCCAGCTGATAGCCAGGCTCACAGGAGCAGAGGAAGGAGCCGTGAGTGTTTGCGCAAAGCTGGGCACATGGGGTGTCTCTGGCACATTCGTCAATGTCCTGGCATGTTTGCCCATCAGCCTCAGCCAGTTTATAGCCCAGGTTACAGAGGCATTTAAAGCTGCCCCCAGTGTTAATGCAGATCTGCTTGCAAGGGCTTTGTAGGGCACTGCATTCATCCACATCCACACAGTTCCGGCCATCTGCAGCCAGCGCATAACCCGGAGAGCAAAGACAGTCAAAGCCACCGGTACGTGGCACACACTGTCCCTGGCATGGGTTGGAGCTGCAGTAGTCCACAGTGATGCAGGATAGACGGTCCCCTCCAAGCTGGTATCCTGAGTAGCAGGCACACTGGAAGAGGCCCCCACCCAGCTCCAAGCACTGGTGCTCACAGCCTCCGTTGCTGTAGCTGCAGCCGTGGCTGGGCGAAGCACACAGTGGGCCTTGCCCGCTCCATTCAAAGGTGTTGCTATTTGCTTGCATCCTACACATAAGGAATGTGTCGGCCACCTCTGCCCCTTGTGGTCCACATGCCACGTCAGCTGAGGAGCCAAAAGGCACAGCTAGCAGGGGAGTAGTGACTACACCAAAGGGAGTGGTGTACTTGACAGCGCCCGGCCCAGCCAAGGCAAGTGGACGGCACATCCCCGGGAAGTTGAACTTGCACAAGTAGCCAGGCCCCCCCTGAACGGACCGGCTGCAGTGGCCATCTGCCCAGGCCAGGCCCTCGGGCAAGAAGGGAGACCCCTGGAGGGTCACACATCGATGAGCTGTGCATGTTTCCCGGGGCTCTTGGACCCAGTTCGAGTACTCAGTCTCTGGctctcctgccacccagctgaagCCCTTCAGCGGCTGATGCTTCTGGTAGCATTTGCCCTTCTCCCGCTGGAGCCCAATCCACAGTCTTACCTCCACCTCTGAGCTGGCTTCCAGCCTAGGCATCGCAGTCAGCAGTTGCCTGACCAGCAGGGCCTCCTCTGGACTTTTCAGCGTTGCCAGGTTGCCCCCGTCGTTTTGACACTTCTTCTGGGCCTCCATCCAGCTGAACTTTTCCCAGTGCAGTGTGTAGCAAGTGGATCCAGAACACAGAGCCTCAGTTGCCTGGCCTGGCTGGACTGCCAGCCCTGACAGCAACCCATGCCAGAAGATCTGGAGAAGAATCGCCATCTTGACCGAGAAAAGGAGCGGCGCGCAGAGGGCTCTTCCCATGACAAGCCTCAAGTTGCACTAAGAAGTCTTGTGTGGGAGATGCTAAGACAATGGAGGGCAGACTGTTTGCATCTCATATCCCTCCAGCCTAGCGGTTGGGCCCATATGTATCCTGTGTTGTTGGGGCTCTTATTTATCACCGGAGACTACAGTTTCCTGACAGCAGTATTATTGTTAACGGCAGCTCTTGTGATCCTGCTTTTACCCATAATTGCTGAGAACGTCTCTCTTTTTATACCCCCTTTacgcttttttatttttaacttcgtccttttccttttccttcataTGAGTATCTtgccagacttctccttttctttccttttttgttcAGTAATCAAACATTATGAAGCTTCTAAAAAACCCAAATAGGGCTTTCCAGTTGTCAAGAAGGTGCtggaatttttttgttttttagagAAGGGAAGAGTCACATGATTTGGAGAGGTTGTCACACAGTTTTGCATTTTTTTGCTCAAAGGAAAAACACAGCATGGCTTCTTCACAAGATTAATCTCATATTTTGATGATCTTGAAATAGCCACAGGAGCTCTTAAATAGAAACTAGGTCATGGGAATGTCTAAACTTTAAAGTCATTGAGCCAAGTTTTCAAAGCACTTTAAATCAATCAGTACATGACGTAAAGTCCTGATTCAGCTTAAGCCAATAGGCCTAAATTCTTGTTGAGTCTAACAGGTTTAGGATTTCACCCTATAATAGCTATAAGCAGTTTTCAAAGCATGAAACTGGTTTAGTAAAGCCAGGTATGAATTAGCTTCTGACTTTTAGGGACTGTATTTTACCTACTCTTCATACCTAATCCCGGACCATTCCTCAGAAGATATGATTAATAGATCCAAAAAAATGGAGCTAGGGGTACATGGGGGGATTTCTTTACAAACCTGAAGGAagtctcaggtttgtagaaaaatctggaaaaaaattggGTGATTAAAGCTCCCCAAAATAATACAAACaatgtctgtagctttaagaaaggaaTGCCCGCTGAGGCATCAGTGGTCATTgaggaggttgctaggcaaccatagcaATATGGCTGAATCTTCCAAGCCTTGGTTTTTGTAACTTGGaggccaaacagccctggaaaatatCTTGTTCCTAACCACCACAGACTCACAAACCacacaactagagttgccagctccaggttggaaaatttcacaagattttgggggtggagcctggagagggcagggtttgtggagggacctcagcagggtataatgccatggagtctactcccaaagcaaccattttctctggggaGCTGTGCTCCCCAGAgcagtgcctgccagtggtgggcgaaCTCCCGGGGAGTTGTCCTTCGCCTGCCAATCtgcccagtgatcagcaggagggggcatGGTCCTGGAGGCTGCATGCCACCATCAGGCACCTCAGGAGCTCATACTGTGCATGCTCTCCTAACTGgcgtggcaatgtcacttccagaaatgatgtcattccgcTGTCCGCGGGAgcatttctgtgcttcgtttggggctgatttgagccccaagcaggctgaattggccccgtgcagagcacttctggaagtgatgtcatcacaccagctccTGAGCATGCACACGTGAAAGAAGACCTCGTGCTCCGcagaaagtaagtgccaggtactcCCCCCTCCTGACAGGAGGTGAGgggcacctggcagccctacccatgctcgctattttggaaaacagcttgagcgggggggggcaccaggAGCCCTTTCCACTGTGGCgttctgaggccgtttgggctctcctttattttttaatagccattccccacaactgctgtgtggctgcggggaacCAGAATTCTCCCCgacccaactcttttaaaacctgcacatctaaagAGATCCTCCGTGGAAGAGCATTTCCTTGtcaggcagaaggtcccaagttcagcccccagcatctccagcgaAAGGACCAGTTACAggtcgggttgccaggtccccctaccctcccaccagaagggagggacctggcacctactttgTGCCAGCAGTGAGGTCCTCTTTGCACATACGCTTTGCACGTGTGCATTCTGGcacctgcgcgatgacatcaccaccagaagtgacgtcatcgcaccagtCACAAGAGCGCTCCCgcactctgtgtggggctgattcagttcgtttgaggcccaaattggctgcAAACAAAGCACAAAAATGTTCCTGCagccggcacaatgatgtcacttctggaagtaacattGCTGCGACTGTTGGAAGCACGCACAGCACACGTTCCttaggtgcctgctggtgggggGTAATCTCCAGAAGCTTGCCAGCTCCCACCAACCACTGGTGGGTccaggggcggtgcaagggtcTGCCACGCTTGCAGCCAGTCGGCCGGGCGCCCCCCGCACGCATGAGCGCGCATAAGCACGCGCGCGCACCagcctacatgatgacatcacgcatgaCGTCGGAGCGCACGCACCGCCGCTGGCCTgattgctgcggcgggtggcctccgagctctcccgctcagttgcctgcaccaccgcagatgcctgcccgcggtggctgcgcctggccgggggcttgtgctggcggcggcagcggtgcagggtgggagggataggaggctggtgctttgtggcgcgcactCCCACccgccgcacctcctccggcgctccctctggcaccccgcgcctgcggccactgcctacctggccttaataggtgcgccggccctgggtgGGTCagcgggcaaggtggcaaacccctgggagtttgtccaccaccggcaggcacctggacACCTACCCCGGGTGCAGGGAAGAGAGGAAGCCAGCGTTCCTCATATGCCGGTCTGGTAACTGCCCTACCCCCCTAGACAAAAAAATCTATCAtgctgctctaggattcagcagaaactttATATTACCAGAGAGTTTCCACTGAATCTTAGAACAGCATGTCACCACTTCTGGGATGGCCACAGAAGTGCCAGCTGCTGGCTGCCGGCCCTTCCCCCCATGTTGGCAGCAAGGCACCTGAGTGGCAACTGAGGCCTGCTCTCCTAGCCTGCCTTCCTCCGTCACTGGGATTGGCGGCAGCAGGCCCTGATGCCTCACACCtgtctgcagggccaggccagcCCCTCAGCACACTGGAATCAGCTGCAGCAACAGGCAGCCCTTGGCCAGGGTCACTAGAGCCCAGTGAGGGAAAGCAAGAGGGCTGCCTGATGAGTGGAGGTGGCTTGGAAGATCTCT is a genomic window containing:
- the CD93 gene encoding complement component C1q receptor, whose protein sequence is MGRALCAPLLFSVKMAILLQIFWHGLLSGLAVQPGQATEALCSGSTCYTLHWEKFSWMEAQKKCQNDGGNLATLKSPEEALLVRQLLTAMPRLEASSEVEVRLWIGLQREKGKCYQKHQPLKGFSWVAGEPETEYSNWVQEPRETCTAHRCVTLQGSPFLPEGLAWADGHCSRSVQGGPGYLCKFNFPGMCRPLALAGPGAVKYTTPFGVVTTPLLAVPFGSSADVACGPQGAEVADTFLMCRMQANSNTFEWSGQGPLCASPSHGCSYSNGGCEHQCLELGGGLFQCACYSGYQLGGDRLSCITVDYCSSNPCQGQCVPRTGGFDCLCSPGYALAADGRNCVDVDECSALQSPCKQICINTGGSFKCLCNLGYKLAEADGQTCQDIDECARDTPCAQLCANTHGSFLCSCEPGYQLEGINSASCLDVDECQEEPCEQMCKNLPGSYQCFCRPGWRLEPNGISCVSDATGSTSSPPTQGEVGSPTGVRPGSDPLRLPSDSPIQAESERVSVSQGTTFQPGLLSRPADVKVQAGEASAEKNAGSSKRFLYYTVGGVAAILLLLACVLILVTYRKMKLKKTKNEVKSAADNYSWVPDQGEARARSNEYM